TCAGCTGATAATAAGGAAAAGAGCAGCACTTCGCCttgaacataaaaatatatataacaaGCCATGCACTCATTATCCACGGCCATCcatatattatattatcaaTTTAAGTATATCTAGCCTGTTGCAGTGTCCCACAAATGCACTTCACTGGATATACAAGTCCAATTGATCATACTAACGTGTGAAGATTCAATGAAGAAACATAGCAACACGTTACAGGGGCATTACACTTACCGTTTAACCCAGCAGTAACAAGAATATGTGGATAGTTTTGAGCCCTCACCTGTATAAGACAAGGTCagtaaagaaaatcaaattagtgtcagCTTATTAATGTTTCCAAATGATGTCCACTGAACATCAAAGAAATAAGATGACAGTGAAGATGGACATGAGCAAATGAGTAACCAAATGTTGGCAGATGATGCATACATTGTCTACTGGAGAATACGACTTCATGTAGTGGTAGTACTCTTCTGTCCGAGGGTCACCCCATTCCTGCAGCAATAAGTACATTAACAAATAACGAGAGCTTGACCGAACTACAGAAGACACAGCCACCTCCAAATTAGCTACAAGTAGAGCCTTGAAACCCACTAAAGTTATAAACATTCCATATGTTTCAGGCTTCGAGATAAGGCTCACCATGTGTGTGAAGGTTATTGGTGATATTGCAAGAGTAGTTGCAAAAATTTGCTTTCAACGAATACATCCTAAGATGAATGCCTCACTGTCACCTTTACATATCAggcatttccaaaaaaattctcATTACGGAATCTCataaattgattcatttttcttctgcTATGTAGATGAATTCAGACACATCGAAATCCTtaaatttcatcatctattagAAAGCCATATATGAGGTGAAATCAAACTTATGCTACAAAACCAGACCTGTCATCTGTAACTCCTAGACTATTAGGCCACATGACACTCTCCTGCGAGGTTATCAGTTTATCTAATCAACAACAAATATTATAATTCCATATGGAGAGAATGACAGTTGCTTTTGTACCACTATCTTAAGTCTCAATGCTATGATAACGTAAATATCACTGTAGGGTGTCAACAGGGTGCAATACTGCTCAAAACTGGACTGTTGTAAATACTCCAACATATATCAAGAAATTTGAGGAGTCAAGACTTACCTCCCACTCTGATGTTGTAAGAGGTATAGTCGGATCAAGCATGGTAGTGACAGCATCCAGGAAAGGTACTCCAGCAACTGCTGCCCTGAACAAATCTGGTCTCATGTTCAGAACAGCGCCCATTAAGAGCCCCCCGGCGCTTCTCCCATTAATGCACAGCTTTTCCTTTGTACAGTACCCTTTCTCTATCAAATACTCAGCACAAGCAATAAAATCTGTGaatgtgtttttcttcttcaacaattttccaTTGTCATACCATGGCCTCCCCATTTCTCCACCCCCTCGAATGTGGGCAATCACATAAATGAATCCCCGATCCAACAATGAGAGCCTTGATCCCTTGAAACTCGGATCAATGCAAATCTAACCAGACCACAAAACAATGAGAGCGGTGAGCGAGTTTGAATAAATTCAGGGAACATAGGGAGATCGGACAGCATAAATTAGAGACTGTTCTGTGATTTGCATGTCCAAGCTTTTCCaaggaagtaaaagaaaaagcatataGCAACAGAACAAGAAACTTCTGCATCCTCATGCACATCAGCAAATGCCAAGGAGATGTCCGTACAAgtgttttaaataaaataaaatttgataaaagaaaattgcgatggtgaaaaaaaaaaaaaatagaaactatCACATTCCTACACTTTTAAATTCAAGCTACGCAGAAAATTGCATTTGGCAAGAACACATATAACCGCTCTGATCCTCCACTAATGAAATTTGACCAGGGCCAGACTAACCACTCGTAGGTAATACAAGCTTTGAAAATCTCACgtacaaaattgagaaactaGGTTGAATAAGAACCAGCACATAACAAATTGCAAATGAGAGGGATTCCATGCAGCAACAGACCCCAAAACATAAACCGAAAACTTTTCAAAGGCATGGAATAAAGGAACAATCACACTTTGTTAAGACTTGAGAAACTAAAGCACCGATTGTCAATTGAAATAACCCGATGTTGTGTCATTGTTTACAAACGATAAACAGACTGATGCTTCAAGTCTTCTGTATCAAATCTGAAGCCGACGAGTCTCTTCATTTTAACATCAAAACTTATAGAAAAAGCCAATATGGTTTCTCCCTGTCATCCTGATATAAACATCCAAATATCCCAGGCAAACAACCGCGATACATTTGTTTCATCTTACCTCATATGAACCATATCCATAAAGCAACAAGGGATCAGATGCATCGAGTTTCACCATATTCTTCCGGTAGACTATTGACATTGGAATCTGAGTTCCATCAGGAGCTGTGGCCCATTTTCTTTCGCTAACATAATTTGACTCATCAAAACCTCCTAATACCTGagtaaaacagaggaaaaattcTTCATATGTCATAAGCCATGAAAAATTAGACAGATATACAGTTGCAACACCACCACTCCCTTAAAAAATACTAAGAAAATACACAAACTGAAAAAATCCAATTCGAAAGGAACAAAATAATGGTAAAGGGTGAGGTTTCAGGATGAAAAACAAATGTCTTAGAGAGATGTCTTGTGAGACACAATGTCATTCAGTATTTCATGAGACAGATTTAGGCTGAAGTTGAACTTATACAGATTAAAATAGCTCTGGATATTCACATGACATAGCCTTTTCCTGGCATCTTTAGAAGGTAGTGGTCATATAATATTCATTAAGCATGAAAGCTTTTCAACTGTTTCTCCTCAAGATACTCCAAGACATGGATTTGTCTGTGATTGACTGACAAGCTAGAGATAATTCAAGGCCAATCCTCTTGATGACTAAATGCATTAAGAGCCAATGTGATTGTTGACTATACAAACGTTTCCACAGGACAATACACTTGCaatcatttttgaaatataGACTAACAGGAGGTATAGAGAACAAGCTCCTCAATGAGTAAGAAACTTGTCCATATTTGGAGATTAGTCTAAAGATTTATATTGTGACCAGAAATATCTTGCGAAGGCGGAATTAATAGCGGCCAACCTTGCAAATGAatcataaatacaaaaatataagAGACAAAGAATCAAGATACAGAATAAAGTTTATCATCCTCATTATGAACTCCAGcttccaaaaaataaatcatcgagattgagagagagagagagagagagagagagagggagagggacagAGAGAAGGGCCGGTATTTGCAAATGGCTACCCTACAGTACTTActgtttcaattttcttcacaaCAGATATGCCAGTGTCCATATCATGATCATAAACAGAAGGAGGTGTTCTCATGGAGCTATAAGTGAACCTTAATATATTTGACGAAAACTGCGACTCTGATTGATCCACTGAAAAAACTggatcatcaaaatcaatagaaCAACCGCCTTGAAGCTGTGTCAGCGGTTCCCCAAGAACTGGAAGGCGATACACAGTAACTTTTTGTGAACCGTTTTCACGTTCAAAGAGAACCAGATGATCAGCAAAAAGCTGCATGTCCGTGATTTTTACACTGGAAAGTTAGAAGATCAGTAAGCTATAtatacccaaaaagaaaaaaaaataaaaaaattgacacgaTGGAGGGACATATTCATTCACCAACTCAACACATTTGTATGCATACACAATAGGAAACCTCCATGAGTGTCCATGCAAGGCACAATCAATGCTCTCACATGTGTCTGTACATGTGTGCATGCCTATGTGCATATATGTATATTCACACATGAAGGGTgagagagaaaatcaagaggacgTTGTCAAAGCAATGCACCATAAAATTAATCAGCTGATGCTCAAAGCTTCCACTAATGTCCATCGAAAGACATATGTTTTTAACAAAAAGCAAACAACAATAGCAAATAAACAGCCCCCTAGGCGCTTACTCCATTCCTCACTTCTCTCTTTAACATTTTGTGAGTTGGACAGGAGAAACTGAACCACTTAATGATCAAATATATCTGAGTTACCACTTATTCAACGTTATATTTTACCATGAGCAGTAATATATAAAGCAAGGAAGGATTTAAGGAGGGGGATGACAGGAGCCACAGTCCAGCCAGGACATCAATCCATCTCCTTATTCTCTAGAGCTTTGCAGCGACATGCACAATATGGAAATGCATTAGCTCCCCAGTCATTCTGCTACACTAACATTAGCAATGGCTATTCAccttagataataaataaagacAGGTAAAACATATTTCCCCCAAATAATCGGAGATATGAAATATTATAGTCCTAATTGTAGCCATCAAAATCCCATCTTCCTTTGTCTTTTGGTAACATGATCTTCCTTCTTCTATTATCATGATTATCAGACTCTCTCCTTCTTCAATTTAATGGTACAAACACCCAGTGTGGACAAAGACATTGCATTTCAATCCACCACAACAGGCTCAGCTATAAAGTGATAGCGCAAACGTGACGTTATAGGCAGGTAAACCAATACAAGGGTCAATTATTAAGACATATTACCTTTCCCTGTGAGGGATAAGAACGGTGGTGTTCGACACATCATCCAGTGGGCAAGCCAAAAGTTCCGAATTGTAAAACAAGTCACTTCTCCtccgaataaaaaaattatttccccgATGGCTGACGCGCGTTTCCTCTCCATATATGCGAGGAGTCAGAACCTGAAGACCATCTTCTGGCTTTGAAACGTTAAAATAGAAAGTAGATGTTGTGTTTTTGCTCTCAGATGCAACAAACAAGAACTTCTTGCTCTCAGAAACTTcaagatcaagagaaaagatATCATCCTTCTCATGATAAAGGCAAATGTCATCTGATTGTTCGGTCCCCAACCTATGCAACCACACCTAAAAAAAGTGAAACGAAGTGTTATCACAAAATGTCATGCCATTGCCAATACTACAAAAATTAATAGGTCAGAATCTGAGAACAACTATACATCACAAGTGTACAAGTGTACAACAACACTTCATGACTGTTATCCATATTGCATGACTTTAAGTCTTCCTGCCAGGGGATGTTTGGCATATTACTGTCGTGCTGCTCCCAGTTCACCATTCTGTGCCCTTTTATGTGTACACATTAAATTCGATTCAACACATAACTCTTAGAAATTTGCAACAAGGGATTTTAAGCTACATTAACTAATCAACAGTAGAAGATTAGACAAATGCAGCTTGAATGTGATGTACTGACAGTGATGCAATGTATTACACAATGATTGCAAAACTCAATGGTTGTACcaggttgagaaatgaaatcgAGAGTACtttaatagagagagagagagagagagagagagtagtgaTGCAATTAAATTGACAACAACCTGCCTATATCATAAGGTCATTCTGGCATGGAAACATTTGAGTGCTGGAAAATAAAACTCTGATCAGAGGAAATAGGCTTATGGTTTTACCCTTTTAGATTTATGGCTACAAATTTCAGTGCTGAGAATACTAAATATCAGAGCAGGGCCAGATCTCAACTATATGAATGAGGACATTAATGAGATCCCGCATCCATTTcatttcaaccgcaacacctaTAATGGCAGCACATTACcgatatttcatttatttgttttaaagTTCAAGcgaaacttgatttattagaAAACCTAAAGGTTCCCTGTGTATCCAGAAAATCCTAATATCAAGTAAAGTCGTTTGGATCCTATAAATTGAGCAAAATGCCTCAGGTCAAATCAGAGtagataaatgaaaatttatcaGTATGCCGTGATAACAACACTGAGAAGTATGCCTTAATATCGGTAATGAATTTGGTGGAAAAGGAGCAAACAAAGAGAACTTTCAATAGCAAGAGATCCTATACTACATAAAACATACCTTGTCCGGGCGAAGGATCTCATCCATTGTGATGTAAACTAATGCATCATCACCAGCCCATTCCAGGTAAGATGTCACATTTTTTAAAGGTTTTCCTACTGTAGCTCCTTTATCAGCATCAATTACATAAACGGTATGTTTCTCGTCACCCTTAGTGTCCTCTGCATATGCCACCAACTTATTACTTGGATTAACCTATAGCATCAAAGAACTAGCACAATGAAGTTACGAAAATGAAAAGCCGAGGCAAGAAAATAGTTATGATGGAACCAAATGTGGgtggaaaataagaaaaacaaggaCACTCTTGCCTGAAAAGCAGCAACATGATagaatgaatgattttgagCCTTGATATTCTCATCCAAGATAACCTGCTCAGGAGGAGCCTCAGGACCAGTTGGCATCTTATCATAAACAGGAGGGGCCTCGCTATCCGGTATTAACCGCCTACAGTGCTGAATGTACTCCTTTCCCTCTAGATATCTATCATAATAGTAGTAAGACCCTCTGCATGTGGGTGCAGATATGTCATCTTCCTTAATATGTCCTCTTATCTCAGCAAAAAGATTGTCTTCAAGTTGTTTGGTCCCTGTATCATTTATCAGAGATTTTAAGCTGTtcacatatttcttttttgattgtgtTGTCACTTTCTCAGGACCAGTTGGCATCTTATCATAAACAGAAGGAGGGGCCTCGCTATCCGGAATTAACTGCCTACAGTGCTGGATGTACTCCTTTCCCTCTAGATATCTACTGTAATAGTAGTAAGGCCCTCTGCGTGTGGGTGCAGATATGTCATCTTCCTTAATACGTCCTCTTATCTCAGCAAAAAGATTGTCTTCAAGTTGTTTGGTCCCTGTATCATTTATCAGAGATATTAAGCTCATCACATATTTCTTTTCTGATTGTGTTGTCACTTTTGATTGGAGTAGGGTATATCAGCACTCAGTACAAAAGATGAGGCTGCAGAGCATGCCTGATGAAAGAAATAGAATGACTGGGATATTAGAAGCCTATTGTCCTTACTACCCATGTAAATTTTCAGATAAAGACTCCAGACTCTAGCTTCCTGACTACTTATTCGAGACAGAAAGAAGAGAATTTGCCACTTAGCCAAACAATTCTGCTCAAAAACTTCGTTGGGCACTAAGTCTCTAACTTCCACAAGTTGGTACTTCTTAAAATTGCCCATGCCTATAACCATATTCTCAAGTCTTGAGCCAGCCTTCCATAATCTCATCCAAAGTGGCTTCTTTCTCTCCATTTGAATCATTCCAAGATCATTCCTTGACACATAAATTCACGCTAAATTCAAATCTCGAACCTACATATTCCCAGACCTAAACCATATTTTCAATaccagagaaaaaaagaaatgaacatcaggcaaagaaaaaaaaacacgctTGCCTCACAAACCATTAAGTACATCAAATCAAGTTCCCACTAGCAAGTGACCAAAACCCCATGCCCAGCCCGACTCCCTCAATCGACCGACTCGAACCGTTCACACGAACGGGGGACTCCAGCCTTAGCGTGACATCTACACGGACAATCAGCACAGCGAAAAAAGCCGACTCACCGGCCATCACTGAATCGGTGTAGGCGTTCTCCCGTTGGAGGTGGGAGAGGACGTCGGGATCGGAGCGGGAGTCGTCGCGGAGCCAGTAGTAGTTGTCGATCCTCACGTCGCCGAACATCTCCATCCGGTGCTCCACCTTCTTGGCCGCCGGGGGAGCGACCGGATCCGAGCAGTTGCCGGCGGCGGCGCTCATCCTCGCCGTGGAgcccgacgacgacgacgagtgTGAAGAtcagaaagaaggaaaagaatacAGAGATAATGTTCAGAGATAAAGATaacagagagaagagagaacaGAGAGAACATGCGAAGACTTCTATATTGAGTAATGATCGAAGAAGAAAATCTTCTCTGTAAACCCCTTACTTCATGTTTTCTCCTCGTATACTATTTATACAATATGAAGATAACAACATTCAGTTGAACAAAGAACAACTAACTGACAACAAACTAACAGAAAACACTTTAACAAGTACAACTTAAAACAGAGTATCTATTCTTCAATGAGCACGTGTTGATGAAGTTGCTTATCCCATCACCTTTCTTCCACTTGTTTCTGTTCATATCAGTTTCTTCGACTAAACCAGCAGTGGTGTTCGAGTGCTgcgtttcttcattttctttgatttcatcaGAATTTAACTCTCCAATATCAGCAACATTTACAGCAGCATGTGTTCTTAACCTTTGTCCTTTAACATCCAAGGGGTAAAGAATCCATACCCAATCTAATTCGTATATCAAAATGTGCAAGACGTGACAaaggttttgtaaaaatatttgcAAGCTGACAATTGCTTGGAATGTATCTCACAAGTAGTGATGCTAAGGAAACTTTCTCGCGTACAAAATGGAAATCAACTTCAATATGCTTAGTGCGAGCATGTAAGATAGGATTGATAGTGAGAGAAATGGCAGACTGATTGTCACAGAATAGAAGAGTGGGAGATAAGAGAGACCAATATCACGAAGAACAAAGCTAACCCAAGTAAGATCAGCAGTAGTAGAGGCAAGAGCACAATATTCGGCTTCTGTAGAAGATCGACTAACTATTGGTTGCTTCTTTACTGCCCAAGAGATGAGGTTAGAACCAAGATATGTGCAGAAACCAGTTGTGGATTTTCTGGTCTCAGTACATTcggcccaatcagcatctgaaaaACCATAAAATTCATGGAACTTCGAGAATGAAGAAACACCCCAAGACGAACAGTTCCTTTAACATATCGCAGAACTCGCTTTAGCTTATGAAAATATGCAACAGTGGGCTTCTACATTTTCTGACATAGCAAATTTGTAGCATATGCAATGTCAGGACGAGTTAATGTCAAATATTGGAGACCACCAACTAAGCTTCAATATTCAAGAGGATTAGATAGAAGGATGGCATCAGTGTTCAGAATAGTTGGTCTCAATGACAGGGGAGTAGAGATTGGTTTACAGTCAGCCATATGAGCTCGAGTAATAAGATCAAGAGCATATTTGGTATGACAGAGAAACAAATTTTCAGAGGTACATTTagcttcaatgccaagaaagtagTGAAGatcaccaaggtctttcatgtGAAATTGAAGATTGAGAGCATGAATCAGTTCAGAAAGTAACTGGTCTGAGCTACCAGTTAAgacaatatcatcaacatagagtaACGGAAGGATTGTTTCTGTACCAAAATGAAGTATAAACAAGAATGGATAAGTTGTACTACAAAAAAATCCATATTCAAGTAAGAAATTactgaatttatcaaaccaagCACGGGGGGCTTGTCGGAGTCCATAGAGAGATTTCTTGAGAAGACACACATGGTGAGGTGTCTGTGGTTGTATAAAGCCAGGAGGCTGCTCCATATAGACTGTTTCATGTAACATTCCATGTAAAAAGacatttttaacatcaagttgatgaattGACCACTGTTTCATCATTGCTAGAGAAAGCACTATTCGAATTGTAGCATGCTTGACAATAGGGCTGAAGGTTTCATTAAAATCAATGCCTTCCTCTTGATGAAAGCCCTTGGCCACTAGTTGAGCTTTCAATCTATCGAGACTTCCATCAAGTGCAAgctttgaaaacccatttacagCCTATCACATTCATTTGATTAGTTCTAGGAACTAATACCCAAGTCTAATTCTGATACagagcatccatttcttcttccatAGCTTTATGCCAACCTTTATTTGCTAAGGCTGATTTAACTGATCTTGGTTCAGTAGATATTTCATATGCAGCAAGACATGCATacttgggtttttttctttataatgcCAGATTTTGATCGAGTCTGCATGGGATGAGCTGAGGTTATACCTTGTGAAACAAAGTGAGAAGTGGAATGATTTGATCCAATACTGATATCATTGGATGTGGCAGCTTCAGTAGCAGATACTTCTTGATCTTGTGAGATAGAGTGAGAAGTGGAATGATCTGATCCAATACTGATATGTGGCAGCTTCAGTAGCAGATACTTCTTGTGCCACATTTTGCAAATGTGATGGACAGTCAGTACATGGCATTGTGATTGGTTGGATAGAATGGAAATTATCTGTAGTAATGTTTCCATTATCCTGCAAATGTCTTACATAAATCTGTGAAGATGTAGACACTGGTCCTTCACTTACTGAGTTCAGAAGTTTAACCTCTTCTGTCCATAGTTGATAGAGTGTTGTAAGTGGTGTATATTATGCTATACAGGTCTTAGTAAAAGGGAAGAAATTTTCGTCGAATATGACATGTCGACTAATATATACACGACCAATGGTAGGGAGAAGACATCTATATCCCTTATGGCGTTCACTGTATCCAATGAACACACATGTGACTGATCGTGGATCAAATTTGTGCTGAGCATAGGTCTGAGACAGGGACAACATGCACAGCCGAAGACACTAAGATAATCATAACTTGGTTCTTGCTGATACAGCTTACTGTGGGGTGATTGTTTGTAATTTTGGTGTTGGCAGTATATTGATAACATGATTAGCTGTCATGAATGCATTGACCAATATTTCAGAGGAATTCTTGCATGATAGAGCATAGCAAGACCCAATTCAACAATATGACAATGTTTCTTTTCTGAAATGccattattttctgaaatacCACAGCTCTGTAAATGACTCTAAAACTTATGGCTGATGaattctcctccaccatcacactgaaaaatcttgattttgcaatcaaattgattttctacttgtttttggaacaagaCAAAGATGTTATAGAATTCTGATTTCAGTTTCATTGGATAGATCCAGCTGAATCGAGAGAAATTGTCTATAAAAATGACATAATACTTGAAGTGTTGAAATGAACTGACAGGGGAAGGACCCCATATATCACAATGAACTTTTTCCAGAGGCATTGATGCTACAGACTTTGATAATGGGAAGGGCAAAACAGTGTTTTTAGCAATTTGACAACTTCTACACATAATCTGCACTCTGGTATTGCAATGAATCAGTTGTTGATTTTGCAGGTACTTCAGTGTTTTAGATTGGTGTGTGCTAAATGTTGATGCCATATATCTTCTCCTACCGCCCTGTGTCTCGAGTTAGGAATGCTTCTATGGTATGAGGATTTACTCGATACAATCCTTTAACTTTCCTCCCGAGCAGTAGAGTTGTGTTGGTGTAATTGTCCTTTACATATACACCAGTtttatcaaaaacaaatgaacATGGATAGtcatttattagttttgatactgatagaagattcttctttatatcATGAACAATTAATACATCATTCAGAGGTAATGAATCCACTTCAGTGTGTAGCAATGCAATACCAGTATAAGTAATAGGCAAACATGATCCATCACCAATCATAACAGTATCAGTACCATTGTATTTAGAAGGATTATGAAGTATACCAGGATTTGCAGTGATATGAGCGGTTGCACCAGTGTCTGGATACCACTCATTTCCTTTAGAGTCTTCGAGGTGTATTGCTACTAATGCTGTTGGAATTTTCTCAGCTTGATAAGAGTTGTCAAAGTGATACCAGCAGTGCAATGCGTCATGTCCTGGACGTTTACAGATTTGACACCCCAATCTAATACTGTCAGTTGATTTCTTAGCCTGCAGATCTCTAGAAAGATTTAGATTTGGAGTGGGATAAGATCTAGTTTCTTGATATCTTTGCGAGGAACCAACAAAAGTCTTCGCATTTTCTTACAAACCATCTTACAAACAATGATGGAAAGGTAATGATCATCACAAACcttaattgaaagatataatGCATAATTTATCGAagctcaaaaaataaaaataaaaactgttTGTGATTCCCTATATGCAGCTTAAAAGAGAAATTGACGAATTGCTCATCAATAAgaaacagacaaaaaaaaaaaaggaaaaaagaaatagtaacTGTTATCTCCGATATGGATTGATTTGGAAGTACCTGCCTCGTCTATTTTGGTTGAAATTACAGAAGCAATTAGACCATAATTAGCCAACTGCAAAATTAAATCACCGACTCGATATCACAGAAAGtccttttaccaaaaagaatTGATAGTTTTGGTTTAAAGCAATCAATTTTAGGACCACGATAATAATGTTAATAACGAGAATGACAACATTAAAGCAGAAAACTTCGACATAAAGGTCATCGATAAAATGATATAATAGACGTTATCAAGACATAAAGCTTCGACATAAAGGTCATCGGTAAATTGCTGACCCAAAAATCCACGTCCTTACAtgtagaaataaaatatatatgggAACGAGCCCACCCTATAATTTACTTTTATAGATAATTGACAAGCGGATTGGGACTTTGATATAAAATCAAAAGGCGCACATTCaatttttagatttctttccttttttccgtcaaaattcaattttgagatTATGTCTAAATGGATTAGATAAGATTTAAAGAGGTAGGAACAATTTCTACACAGAAGAGTTAAAATGCGCCGGTGAAATAAAATGTAACTTACGGAAGTGCTTACTTATGTAAGAACATGTGAAACCCAGAAAAATTcgaatattttgaaatttgatgaatttaaggttttaagtttagaatttgatttctctttggTGAAATTCTTTTGGGAAGATTAATTATGCagttaattctaatatttccaCCAGATTTAATTTTAGCTAAATCGCACATCTCTTTCAAAGCTACGATAGAAATGTGAATAATACAGAATCGATGCTCCATAGGATCATATAATATGTTAATTTCTCATTCGGTGTCACACTTAAAAAAGAGTAGCAATCATATCTAATTTGTTGGGAAAAGATGCAAATTTACCCGATAAGAGAATTAGAAATCCTTCGACTTCGATAAAAGACGTTCTATCGTCCATAACTcttcaaatctttgaattataTTTCTCTAAATATATGCAAAAGTTTTGCTCGTTTCTATT
This Eucalyptus grandis isolate ANBG69807.140 chromosome 7, ASM1654582v1, whole genome shotgun sequence DNA region includes the following protein-coding sequences:
- the LOC104454034 gene encoding protease 2 isoform X3, giving the protein MSAAAGNCSDPVAPPAAKKVEHRMEMFGDVRIDNYYWLRDDSRSDPDVLSHLQRENAYTDSVMAGTKQLEDNLFAEIRGRIKEDDISAPTRRGPYYYYSRYLEGKEYIQHCRQLIPDSEAPPSVYDKMPTGPEAPPEQVILDENIKAQNHSFYHVAAFQVNPSNKLVAYAEDTKGDEKHTVYVIDADKGATVGKPLKNVTSYLEWAGDDALVYITMDEILRPDKVWLHRLGTEQSDDICLYHEKDDIFSLDLEVSESKKFLFVASESKNTTSTFYFNVSKPEDGLQVLTPRIYGEETRVSHRGNNFFIRRRSDLFYNSELLACPLDDVSNTTVLIPHRESVKITDMQLFADHLVLFERENGSQKVTVYRLPVLGEPLTQLQGGCSIDFDDPVFSVDQSESQFSSNILRFTYSSMRTPPSVYDHDMDTGISVVKKIETVLGGFDESNYVSERKWATAPDGTQIPMSIVYRKNMVKLDASDPLLLYGYGSYEICIDPSFKGSRLSLLDRGFIYVIAHIRGGGEMGRPWYDNGKLLKKKNTFTDFIACAEYLIEKGYCTKEKLCINGRSAGGLLMGAVLNMRPDLFRAAVAGVPFLDAVTTMLDPTIPLTTSEWEEWGDPRTEEYYHYMKSYSPVDNVRAQNYPHILVTAGLNDSRVLYSEPAKFVAKLRDLKTDDNMLLFKCEMGAGHFSKSGRFEKLQEEAFTYAFLLKALNMIPTHVSA
- the LOC104454034 gene encoding dipeptidyl aminopeptidase BI isoform X1; this encodes MSAAAGNCSDPVAPPAAKKVEHRMEMFGDVRIDNYYWLRDDSRSDPDVLSHLQRENAYTDSVMAGTKQLEDNLFAEIRGRIKEDDISAPTRRGPYYYYSRYLEGKEYIQHCRQLIPDSEAPPSVYDKMPTGPEKVTTQSKKKYVNSLKSLINDTGTKQLEDNLFAEIRGHIKEDDISAPTCRGSYYYYDRYLEGKEYIQHCRRLIPDSEAPPVYDKMPTGPEAPPEQVILDENIKAQNHSFYHVAAFQVNPSNKLVAYAEDTKGDEKHTVYVIDADKGATVGKPLKNVTSYLEWAGDDALVYITMDEILRPDKVWLHRLGTEQSDDICLYHEKDDIFSLDLEVSESKKFLFVASESKNTTSTFYFNVSKPEDGLQVLTPRIYGEETRVSHRGNNFFIRRRSDLFYNSELLACPLDDVSNTTVLIPHRESVKITDMQLFADHLVLFERENGSQKVTVYRLPVLGEPLTQLQGGCSIDFDDPVFSVDQSESQFSSNILRFTYSSMRTPPSVYDHDMDTGISVVKKIETVLGGFDESNYVSERKWATAPDGTQIPMSIVYRKNMVKLDASDPLLLYGYGSYEICIDPSFKGSRLSLLDRGFIYVIAHIRGGGEMGRPWYDNGKLLKKKNTFTDFIACAEYLIEKGYCTKEKLCINGRSAGGLLMGAVLNMRPDLFRAAVAGVPFLDAVTTMLDPTIPLTTSEWEEWGDPRTEEYYHYMKSYSPVDNVRAQNYPHILVTAGLNDSRVLYSEPAKFVAKLRDLKTDDNMLLFKCEMGAGHFSKSGRFEKLQEEAFTYAFLLKALNMIPTHVSA
- the LOC104454034 gene encoding dipeptidyl aminopeptidase BI isoform X2 encodes the protein MSAAAGNCSDPVAPPAAKKVEHRMEMFGDVRIDNYYWLRDDSRSDPDVLSHLQRENAYADSAMAGTKQLEDNLFAEIRGRIKEDDISAPTRRGPYYYYSRYLEGKEYIQHCRQLIPDSEAPPSVYDKMPTGPEKVTTQSKKKYVNSLKSLINDTGTKQLEDNLFAEIRGHIKEDDISAPTCRGSYYYYDRYLEGKEYIQHCRRLIPDSEAPPVYDKMPTGPEAPPEQVILDENIKAQNHSFYHVAAFQVNPSNKLVAYAEDTKGDEKHTVYVIDADKGATVGKPLKNVTSYLEWAGDDALVYITMDEILRPDKVWLHRLGTEQSDDICLYHEKDDIFSLDLEVSESKKFLFVASESKNTTSTFYFNVSKPEDGLQVLTPRIYGEETRVSHRGNNFFIRRRSDLFYNSELLACPLDDVSNTTVLIPHRESVKITDMQLFADHLVLFERENGSQKVTVYRLPVLGEPLTQLQGGCSIDFDDPVFSVDQSESQFSSNILRFTYSSMRTPPSVYDHDMDTGISVVKKIETVLGGFDESNYVSERKWATAPDGTQIPMSIVYRKNMVKLDASDPLLLYGYGSYEICIDPSFKGSRLSLLDRGFIYVIAHIRGGGEMGRPWYDNGKLLKKKNTFTDFIACAEYLIEKGYCTKEKLCINGRSAGGLLMGAVLNMRPDLFRAAVAGVPFLDAVTTMLDPTIPLTTSEWEEWGDPRTEEYYHYMKSYSPVDNVRAQNYPHILVTAGLNDSRVLYSEPAKFVAKLRDLKTDDNMLLFKCEMGAGHFSKSGRFEKLQEEAFTYAFLLKALNMIPTHVSA